The proteins below are encoded in one region of Sulfolobus sp. A20:
- the doxD gene encoding thiosulfate:quinone oxidoreductase large subunit — protein sequence MAKVVLNDGNSTRLEYLWPLRFAVGWMFLDGGLRKAVLKPAKLDPTSPSFVGGKLVNFLPHAGPFKQFLLMVLENHSLNVTFLTIFSYVEIIAGFLIIIGLFTRLASFGAAVMAFGMAPAYWLGSTCEDEWQIGSLLTAGAIVLMLTASGRVWGLDYFLFKKFGDRPIANLPILRWIKLW from the coding sequence ATGGCCAAAGTTGTATTGAATGATGGGAATTCGACAAGGCTTGAATACTTATGGCCTTTAAGATTCGCTGTAGGATGGATGTTCCTAGACGGAGGACTAAGAAAAGCAGTACTAAAGCCAGCAAAATTAGATCCTACTTCCCCATCCTTTGTTGGAGGAAAGCTGGTAAACTTCCTTCCTCATGCTGGTCCATTCAAGCAGTTTTTATTAATGGTATTAGAAAATCATTCCTTAAATGTAACCTTCCTAACTATATTTAGTTATGTAGAAATAATAGCGGGATTTTTAATCATTATAGGTTTATTTACTAGATTGGCTTCTTTTGGAGCTGCGGTAATGGCTTTTGGAATGGCTCCGGCATATTGGCTAGGTTCGACATGTGAAGATGAGTGGCAAATTGGATCCTTACTTACGGCAGGGGCAATAGTTCTAATGCTAACAGCATCTGGTAGAGTTTGGGGATTAGATTACTTCTTATTTAAGAAGTTTGGTGATAGACCTATTGCGAATTTACCTATATTGAGGTGGATTAAGCTATGGTGA
- a CDS encoding TQO small subunit DoxA domain-containing protein has protein sequence MVNKVTIVGIIFSLIVVGWILGTGQWAYGNVVGPLVNNSKLPKLEITYANAFPVSNGTKIILNITDVDGPDAYPASGTMMMISNSTWSLTLNSTEIAKYTVNVIQAPWNANKKDYVNYYSGFVVILGSEAQFQLIIPIHLSPGTYKITIVTPAINPNRWATTTITVS, from the coding sequence ATGGTGAACAAGGTTACAATAGTTGGAATAATCTTTAGCTTAATTGTAGTAGGATGGATTTTAGGAACTGGTCAGTGGGCTTACGGTAACGTAGTTGGACCTCTAGTCAATAACTCTAAGCTACCAAAACTAGAAATAACCTATGCTAACGCCTTTCCGGTTTCCAATGGGACTAAGATAATATTAAATATAACTGATGTTGATGGTCCTGACGCTTATCCTGCCTCTGGTACAATGATGATGATTAGCAATTCGACGTGGTCTCTAACATTAAACTCAACAGAAATAGCTAAATATACAGTGAACGTGATACAAGCTCCGTGGAATGCTAACAAGAAGGACTACGTAAACTACTATTCTGGCTTCGTAGTAATATTAGGCAGTGAAGCACAGTTCCAACTTATAATTCCAATTCACCTATCGCCCGGGACATATAAAATAACTATAGTAACACCAGCTATAAATCCAAACAGATGGGCAACTACAACAATTACAGTAAGTTAG
- a CDS encoding PaREP1 family protein: MVSINLLSASDVLIEEADRLLEKGDVVQASEKYYKAAEEAIKLLVKTLNLKDVMEKVKEEGYWSLGVLHDAVIEIAKRLHDEEIIDLWKSAIVILTVNLPKDILVIEAEKVKKLVELSDKIANLRVD; this comes from the coding sequence ATGGTAAGTATTAATCTATTATCTGCTTCAGATGTTTTAATTGAGGAAGCTGATAGGTTATTGGAGAAGGGAGATGTTGTACAAGCTTCAGAGAAATACTACAAAGCAGCTGAAGAAGCAATAAAACTACTAGTAAAAACACTAAACCTAAAAGACGTAATGGAAAAGGTAAAGGAGGAAGGTTATTGGAGTTTAGGAGTTTTACACGATGCTGTAATCGAGATAGCTAAGAGACTGCATGATGAGGAAATCATTGATCTATGGAAATCAGCCATAGTAATTTTAACTGTAAATTTACCTAAAGATATTCTAGTCATAGAAGCTGAAAAAGTGAAAAAACTTGTTGAACTCTCAGATAAAATCGCTAATCTTAGAGTGGATTAA
- a CDS encoding PaREP1 family protein, with protein MNSQIKSLILEWIKEADRLLEKGDVVQASEKYYKAAEEAIKLLVKTLNLKDVIEKVKANRRWTSSLLFEASRRISPDIYLISVDAWYLHVYGFHEMRLNYDEVKKLSNNIHKIIDILNKYLT; from the coding sequence TTGAACTCTCAGATAAAATCGCTAATCTTAGAGTGGATTAAGGAAGCTGATAGGTTATTGGAGAAGGGAGATGTTGTACAAGCTTCAGAGAAATACTACAAAGCAGCTGAAGAAGCAATAAAACTACTAGTAAAAACACTAAACCTAAAAGACGTAATAGAAAAAGTAAAGGCTAATAGAAGATGGACCTCTTCCTTATTATTCGAAGCTTCAAGAAGGATTTCTCCAGATATATATCTAATATCGGTAGATGCATGGTACTTACACGTTTATGGATTTCATGAAATGAGACTTAACTACGACGAAGTGAAGAAATTATCCAATAATATTCACAAAATAATAGACATATTAAACAAATATCTAACCTAA
- a CDS encoding aldose 1-epimerase, with amino-acid sequence MKIKKGNVEAEILPKGAYLYSFKIDGKELILRGNLERVTRGGMAVLIPFANRIKGGEYIFEGKRYVLPKNNEGNAIHGLVLDKEFEVLEVQNDGVSLKHELEHEGYPTKLACVLIYKLFRNGFRVKISVKNVGNNRGPLTVGLHPYFIVSEDWNIEVKNNVKRCVTFNKIPTGELVKTKIEHGEYDDCFFVNDTILLKSSYSIVKIVRRNMPFIQLYTGVRGALAIEPMSGAPDAYHNGLGLRIVEPNEEVNYSFSAKFLKF; translated from the coding sequence ATGAAGATTAAGAAGGGTAACGTGGAAGCAGAAATTTTGCCGAAAGGCGCTTATCTATACTCCTTTAAAATAGATGGGAAAGAGCTCATTCTAAGAGGCAATTTAGAGAGAGTTACGCGAGGGGGTATGGCTGTTTTAATACCATTCGCTAATAGAATAAAGGGAGGGGAGTATATATTTGAGGGAAAAAGGTACGTTTTACCTAAAAATAATGAGGGAAACGCGATACATGGTTTAGTTCTAGATAAAGAATTTGAAGTCTTAGAAGTCCAAAATGATGGTGTCTCTCTTAAGCATGAGTTAGAACACGAAGGTTATCCAACTAAGTTAGCTTGCGTACTAATTTATAAATTATTCAGAAATGGCTTTAGAGTAAAGATAAGCGTTAAGAATGTAGGAAACAATAGAGGTCCATTAACAGTTGGACTACATCCTTACTTCATAGTATCTGAGGATTGGAATATTGAAGTAAAAAATAATGTTAAGAGATGCGTAACTTTTAACAAGATACCAACTGGAGAGTTAGTTAAAACTAAAATAGAACATGGAGAATATGATGATTGTTTTTTCGTAAATGATACCATACTATTGAAATCATCTTATTCTATAGTTAAAATTGTGAGAAGAAATATGCCATTTATACAATTATATACAGGTGTAAGAGGAGCTTTGGCAATCGAACCTATGAGCGGTGCTCCAGACGCTTATCACAATGGCTTAGGGTTAAGGATAGTTGAGCCTAATGAGGAAGTCAACTACTCTTTTTCGGCAAAGTTTCTCAAGTTCTAG